The genome window CCGGCTCTTCCTGCGCGAACCCGGCGCCCTGTTCTGGATCGTCGTCTTCCCGACCGCGCTCCTGACGATCCTCGGCCTCATCCCCTCCTTCCGGGAACACAGCGACGATCTCGGCGGTCGGCGCGTCATCGACCTGTACGTACCGGTGGCGGTCCTGCTCGCCATGGTCATGTCCGGGCTGCAGGCCATGCCACCCGTCCTCACCGGCTACCGCGAACGCGGCATCCTGCGCCGGATGTCCACCACTCCGGTACGCCCCTCCGCGCTGCTCACCGCGCAGATCGCCCTGCACGGCGCCGCCGCCCTCGGCTCCGCCGCACTGGCGATGGCCGTCGGCCGGGTCGCCTTCGGCGTCGAGCTGCCCGGCCGGCCCGTCGCCTACGCCCTGGCACTGCTCCTGTCGACGGCGAGCGTGCTGACCCTCGGCGCACTGCTCTGCGCCCTGTCCCGTACGACCAAGGCGGCCGCCGCCATCAGTTCGGTCGTGAACCTCCTGATGATGTTCACCGCCGGCGTCTGGATCCCGGTGCAGAGCATGCCCGACACCCTCCGGAACATCGTCCGGTTCACCCCGTTCGGAGCGGCGTCCGAGGCGCTGGACCGGGCGGCGTCCGGCAGCTGGCCCGGCTTCGCCCAGCTCGGTGTGATGGTGCTGTGGACGGCGTTGGTGACCTTCCTCGCGACCCGTCTGTTCCGCTGGGAGTGACCGGCGCGCCGGAGGCGGGGAGACTGCACCCATGAAGGCGTGGGACACGGCGACGGCGCACCGGAACGACGCGATGAGCGCCGAACTCGGGTGGGAACGGTTCTTCAGGTACGGGCCCTACGGGCTCCTCGGCCTGAGCACGGTCGTCGCGGCCGTGAGCGCCCCGCTCATCATGGATCGCGCCGACGTGTACACCACCGCGGTGCTGGTGCCCGTCGCTCTCGCCCTCCAGTTCTGGTGGGGGCGGGTCAGGCCGATCGTTGTCCCCAAGTCGCGGGCGTCGCAGTTCTACTACGTCGCCCGCACCTTGATCGCCTTCGCACTGACCTGGTGCAACCCCTTCTACTCGGTGTTCGCGATCCTCGGATACTTCGACACCGGCCGGCTGCTCCCGCAACGGGCCGTCCGTCCCGCGCTGCTGGTCACGGCCGCCATCATGGCGGGTGCGCAGTGCGGCAGCGGCCTGCCGCCGGCCTCCCTGATGAACTGGTTCGCCTTCGCCGCCCTGTTCGGTCTGCACGGAACCCTCACCATGGTCTTCGCCAAGATCGGCGACCGCGAGGCCGACCACGCCCGCACCCAGGTCGACACCATCGCCGAACTGGAGTCGGCCAACGCCCGCCTGGAACAGGCCCTGGCGGAGAACGCCGGGCTGCACGCCCAGCTCCTGGTCCAGGCCCGCGAGGCGGGCGTCGCCGACGAGCGCCGACGGCTCGCCGCCGAGATCCACGACACCCTGGCCCAGGGCCTGACCGGCATCATCGCCCAGCTCCAGGTGGTGACCTCGATCGGCGACACCGACCCGGCGCTGGCCCGGGTGCACCTGGACCGCGCCGCCACCCTCGCCCGGCACAGCCTCGGCGAGGCGCGCCGCTCGGTCCACGACCTGGTCCCCGCCGCACTGGAACACGACGACCTGCCGGGGGCGTTGAAGCGTACGGTCACCGACTGGGGGGAACGCCACGGAGTCCGGGCCGAGTTCACCGTCACCGGTACCGTCGAGCCGCTCCACGACGAGATAGCCGCGACCCTGCTCCGGATCGCCGAGGAGGCCCTCGCCAACGTCGGCCGTCACGCCGGGGCCTCCCGGGTCGGCGTCACGCTGTCGTTCATGGGGGACGAACTCACCCTGGACGTAAGGGACGACGGCTGCGGCTTCGACCCGGTCGCCCTGCCGCCGTACAGCGGCGCGGGCGGTTTCGGGCTCGGCGGCATGCGGGCCCGCGCCGAGCGCATCGCGGGCGCCGTCGAGGTGGAGACGGAGCCGGGCCGCGGCACGGCGGTCAGTGCCCGGGTGCCCCTGGTCCGGCACAGCCGATGACCAGTACGGTTGGCCTGCCATGGCTCAGGAATCCGCACGCGTCATCACGCTCGTCGTCGTCGACGACCACCCCGTCGTACGGGACGGTCTGCGCGGCATGTTCGACTCGGCCCCGGACTTCGAGGTCCTCGGGGAGGCGTCGAACGGGGTGGAGGGGGTCGACCTGGTGGTCCGGCTTGACCCCGACGTCGTCCTGATGGACCTGCGGATGCCGGGCGGCGGCGGAGTCGCCGCCATCGCCGAACTGGCCGGGCGCGGCGCCCGGTCCAAGGTGCTGGTCCTCACCACGTACGACACCGACTCCGACACCCTGCCCGCGATCGAGGCCGGGGCGACCGGCTATCTGCTCAAGGACGCGCCCCGCGACGAGCTGTTCACCGCCGTCCGCGCCGCCGCCGACGGCCGCACCGTGCTCTCGCCCGCCGTCGCCTCCCGGCTCATCTCACGGGTGCGCACCCCGGCGGCGGGCAGCGAATCGCTGTCGGGCCGCGAGCGCGAGGTGCTCGAACTCGTCGCGAAGGGCACGTCGAACCGGGAGATCGCCGCCGAGCTGTT of Streptomyces sp. NBC_01363 contains these proteins:
- a CDS encoding ABC transporter permease, producing the protein MTTANPATATATTTPAPASARKAVLRSETRLFLREPGALFWIVVFPTALLTILGLIPSFREHSDDLGGRRVIDLYVPVAVLLAMVMSGLQAMPPVLTGYRERGILRRMSTTPVRPSALLTAQIALHGAAALGSAALAMAVGRVAFGVELPGRPVAYALALLLSTASVLTLGALLCALSRTTKAAAAISSVVNLLMMFTAGVWIPVQSMPDTLRNIVRFTPFGAASEALDRAASGSWPGFAQLGVMVLWTALVTFLATRLFRWE
- a CDS encoding sensor histidine kinase — its product is MKAWDTATAHRNDAMSAELGWERFFRYGPYGLLGLSTVVAAVSAPLIMDRADVYTTAVLVPVALALQFWWGRVRPIVVPKSRASQFYYVARTLIAFALTWCNPFYSVFAILGYFDTGRLLPQRAVRPALLVTAAIMAGAQCGSGLPPASLMNWFAFAALFGLHGTLTMVFAKIGDREADHARTQVDTIAELESANARLEQALAENAGLHAQLLVQAREAGVADERRRLAAEIHDTLAQGLTGIIAQLQVVTSIGDTDPALARVHLDRAATLARHSLGEARRSVHDLVPAALEHDDLPGALKRTVTDWGERHGVRAEFTVTGTVEPLHDEIAATLLRIAEEALANVGRHAGASRVGVTLSFMGDELTLDVRDDGCGFDPVALPPYSGAGGFGLGGMRARAERIAGAVEVETEPGRGTAVSARVPLVRHSR
- a CDS encoding response regulator transcription factor encodes the protein MAQESARVITLVVVDDHPVVRDGLRGMFDSAPDFEVLGEASNGVEGVDLVVRLDPDVVLMDLRMPGGGGVAAIAELAGRGARSKVLVLTTYDTDSDTLPAIEAGATGYLLKDAPRDELFTAVRAAADGRTVLSPAVASRLISRVRTPAAGSESLSGREREVLELVAKGTSNREIAAELFISEATVKTHLTHVFAKLGAKDRAAAVAIGYDRGILG